Proteins from one Nitrospinota bacterium genomic window:
- the dnaB gene encoding replicative DNA helicase, whose product MTQAVTDISLSKLPPYNLDAEHSILGACLKSVEAVAKSLEVVTAEDFYKSSNQKIYLAIQDLFEANEPIDVLTVAEKLRKKNELEAVGGIDTLDFIEGFVPTAQAAIHHAGIVREKKILRDLIETATEIVTSSYGGGGDVDLILDRAESAIFQISERKVKRNFHSLRDVVKENFVSIEKLFESPGMVTGVETGFTDLDNMTAGLQPSDLIILAARPSMGKTSLALDIARFAALHGKVPTAFFSLEMSKEQLGMRMLCAEARVNSSKLRTGYIAKSDWPKLTAAAGRLSEAKLFIDDSPALSSLDVRTRTRRLAAEHDIGLIIIDYLQLMQGRGKTESRQLEVSEISRGLKGLAKEINVPIIALSQLSRAVESRTDKRPLLSDLRESGAIEQDADVVAFIYRDEVYNPDGADAGVAEILIRKQRNGPIGEVKLHFEHEYTRFYNFSDQKSSSGSDEESPF is encoded by the coding sequence ATGACTCAAGCGGTCACAGATATATCATTGAGCAAACTGCCTCCTTATAATTTGGATGCAGAGCATAGCATCCTGGGGGCTTGTCTCAAGTCAGTCGAAGCGGTTGCCAAATCGCTGGAGGTTGTGACTGCGGAAGACTTTTATAAATCCAGTAACCAGAAAATATATCTGGCAATACAGGATTTGTTTGAGGCCAACGAGCCTATTGATGTTCTGACCGTTGCAGAGAAACTCCGGAAAAAAAATGAACTGGAGGCTGTCGGGGGCATTGATACCCTGGATTTTATCGAAGGTTTCGTTCCCACCGCTCAGGCGGCCATACATCACGCCGGTATCGTCCGCGAGAAAAAAATTCTCCGCGATCTGATTGAAACCGCCACCGAAATTGTCACCAGCAGTTACGGGGGGGGGGGTGATGTTGATCTCATTCTGGACCGGGCCGAAAGTGCAATTTTCCAAATTTCTGAAAGAAAAGTAAAAAGGAATTTTCACAGTCTCAGGGACGTTGTAAAAGAAAACTTTGTTTCCATAGAGAAGTTGTTTGAGTCCCCGGGGATGGTAACGGGGGTTGAGACTGGATTCACGGACCTGGATAACATGACGGCCGGGTTACAGCCCTCCGATTTGATCATTCTTGCGGCGCGTCCCAGTATGGGAAAGACCAGTCTGGCTTTGGACATCGCCCGTTTTGCCGCGTTGCATGGGAAAGTGCCGACCGCTTTTTTCAGTCTGGAAATGTCGAAAGAACAGTTGGGTATGCGCATGCTCTGTGCCGAGGCCAGGGTCAACTCCTCCAAGCTCCGCACCGGATACATCGCAAAAAGTGACTGGCCAAAACTGACAGCGGCGGCTGGGCGGCTGTCTGAAGCTAAATTGTTTATTGATGACAGTCCCGCCCTGAGCTCCCTGGATGTCCGTACCCGCACGCGTCGTCTGGCGGCGGAACACGATATAGGGTTGATCATTATCGACTACCTGCAATTGATGCAGGGTCGCGGGAAAACCGAGAGTCGACAATTGGAAGTTTCGGAAATCTCGCGCGGGCTCAAAGGTCTGGCTAAGGAAATCAATGTCCCTATTATAGCGTTATCGCAGTTGAGCCGGGCGGTTGAAAGCCGGACGGATAAGCGGCCCTTGCTATCTGACCTGCGTGAATCCGGGGCCATCGAGCAGGATGCGGATGTGGTGGCCTTCATTTACAGGGATGAGGTCTATAACCCTGATGGCGCCGATGCGGGAGTCGCAGAAATACTGATTCGCAAACAACGAAACGGACCCATAGGCGAAGTCAAACTGCATTTTGAGCATGAATATACCCGTTTTTATAATTTTTCCGATCAGAAATCTTCTTCTGGGTCTGACGAAGAATCCCCGTTTTGA
- the rplI gene encoding 50S ribosomal protein L9 — MKLLLKDDVEGLGFCGDEVTVRDGYGRNYLVPQGKAILANPKNLKQFNHQKMIVQGKVKKIVNAATALAEQISKVTCIIKKKVGEQGKLFGSVTNQEIAEFLRKNGIEVDKRKIHPAEPIRTLGDFVVPLKLHTEVTAEIKVSVIPDKEPAKEAAAVPEEAKQEEQTEEA, encoded by the coding sequence ATGAAGTTACTATTAAAAGATGATGTTGAAGGGCTTGGGTTTTGCGGCGATGAAGTGACTGTCCGCGATGGATATGGGCGAAACTATCTGGTTCCTCAGGGAAAGGCCATTTTAGCCAACCCTAAAAATTTAAAACAGTTCAACCATCAGAAGATGATTGTGCAGGGGAAAGTTAAGAAGATCGTCAACGCCGCTACTGCTCTTGCCGAGCAAATTTCCAAAGTGACTTGCATCATTAAAAAGAAGGTTGGAGAGCAAGGGAAACTTTTCGGTTCCGTGACCAATCAGGAGATTGCAGAGTTCCTGCGTAAAAATGGCATTGAAGTGGACAAACGAAAAATTCACCCTGCAGAGCCCATCCGAACTCTTGGCGATTTTGTGGTGCCTCTCAAACTGCATACAGAAGTAACCGCCGAAATTAAGGTTTCCGTCATTCCGGACAAGGAACCGGCGAAAGAAGCAGCCGCAGTGCCTGAAGAAGCGAAGCAGGAAGAGCAGACGGAAGAAGCGTAA
- a CDS encoding DUF2232 domain-containing protein, with protein MLDNSQLKELLLPAALVFGVTLAVLIFPPMAALVGMVAPAPLLFVYLQRGQVVGLVLMGLVFAVLFATLGAGQALLFVAEYVVMATIMAETIKAQLTMDKCIFLSALGSMTLATFLMFVLFADRENSLTDFFQVQIMQHFDQSMETFKSMGEKQVDLDAMKEFFEQSSRTFASAYPAFIMVGSLITATVNYFLVRMVWMKFYGDTLFRKEKLSELVLPDFLIWGLILSAGSLFFIETPVGMVGMNLFAMAMLVYLFQGLAILVHILESKGVPKFLWGLVFFIIIIQPILMGLLIGLGIFDIWVDFRKIKQKQTEHLEQ; from the coding sequence TTGTTGGATAATTCCCAGCTCAAAGAGCTTCTTTTACCTGCAGCTCTGGTTTTTGGGGTTACTTTAGCGGTACTCATTTTCCCACCCATGGCAGCTTTGGTGGGAATGGTGGCTCCCGCTCCGCTTCTGTTTGTCTATTTGCAACGGGGGCAGGTTGTAGGGTTGGTTTTAATGGGCTTGGTGTTTGCGGTCCTTTTTGCCACGCTGGGTGCCGGGCAAGCTTTACTGTTTGTGGCTGAGTACGTGGTCATGGCGACCATCATGGCGGAAACCATTAAAGCCCAGTTGACGATGGATAAGTGCATCTTTCTAAGTGCCCTGGGTTCCATGACGCTGGCTACTTTTTTGATGTTTGTGCTATTTGCCGATCGGGAAAATTCGCTGACAGATTTTTTCCAGGTCCAGATCATGCAACATTTTGATCAATCCATGGAAACGTTCAAGTCCATGGGTGAAAAGCAGGTCGATCTGGATGCCATGAAAGAATTTTTTGAGCAATCATCACGGACCTTTGCCTCAGCCTATCCAGCCTTTATTATGGTGGGTTCCCTGATCACTGCGACCGTTAATTATTTTCTGGTTCGCATGGTGTGGATGAAATTTTACGGGGACACCTTGTTTCGCAAGGAAAAGTTGTCCGAGCTGGTTTTGCCGGATTTTCTGATATGGGGATTGATCCTGTCAGCCGGGTCTCTTTTCTTTATAGAGACTCCCGTAGGTATGGTGGGGATGAACCTGTTTGCCATGGCAATGCTGGTTTACCTGTTTCAAGGCCTGGCGATTCTGGTTCATATTCTGGAAAGTAAAGGGGTTCCTAAATTTCTATGGGGCCTGGTATTTTTTATTATAATAATTCAACCCATCTTGATGGGACTATTGATTGGGTTGGGTATTTTTGATATTTGGGTGGATTTTCGAAAAATAAAACAAAAACAAACCGAACATTTAGAACAATAA
- the rpsR gene encoding 30S ribosomal protein S18, with protein sequence MSTVSSNTRKRSFFSNKICRFCADKAEYVAFDDIKALKPLISERGKIVPSRISGNCAGHQRQLTKAIKRARNIALLPFAVEY encoded by the coding sequence ATGTCAACTGTAAGTTCGAATACAAGAAAACGTTCTTTTTTTTCTAACAAGATCTGCCGGTTTTGCGCGGACAAGGCAGAATACGTTGCTTTTGACGATATAAAGGCTTTGAAGCCGTTGATATCCGAAAGAGGGAAAATCGTCCCTTCAAGGATTTCCGGGAACTGTGCCGGTCATCAGAGGCAATTGACCAAAGCTATCAAGCGGGCAAGAAATATTGCCTTATTGCCCTTTGCTGTAGAATATTAA
- the ssb gene encoding single-stranded DNA-binding protein, whose translation MASFNKVLLMGNLTRDPELRYTASGAAVASFGLAVNRKYKAGDEWKEEVCFVDITVWAKQAENCAEYLHKGSPVFVEGRLNYQSWESDTGQKRNKLEVVASTIQFLGRPGDKGVGSDASGGEQFSSGGGDDIPF comes from the coding sequence ATGGCGTCATTCAATAAAGTGCTACTCATGGGCAATTTGACCCGTGACCCGGAGCTTCGTTATACCGCGAGTGGGGCGGCGGTTGCCAGTTTTGGTCTGGCGGTAAACCGGAAATACAAAGCCGGGGACGAATGGAAAGAGGAAGTCTGCTTTGTGGACATTACGGTGTGGGCCAAGCAGGCGGAAAACTGTGCAGAGTACCTGCATAAAGGCAGTCCGGTATTTGTGGAAGGGCGGCTCAACTATCAATCCTGGGAATCCGATACAGGGCAAAAACGCAACAAGCTGGAAGTGGTTGCAAGTACCATCCAATTCCTGGGCCGTCCAGGTGATAAGGGTGTCGGGTCGGATGCATCGGGAGGGGAGCAATTCTCTTCAGGTGGCGGGGATGATATTCCGTTTTAA
- the rpsF gene encoding 30S ribosomal protein S6 — protein sequence MRPYQSVLILKPDFDEPQIDESLVKITGLIESHGGAVLKVDKWGKKRLAYKVKKNRFGYYLNIYHTCENEQLSSLEAKYKLYDAIIKFMVLRLDDKELERAIKQDVPTEDGGDADIAVDESDDVSVEQEEAENS from the coding sequence TTGCGTCCCTACCAAAGTGTTCTAATACTCAAACCTGATTTTGATGAACCTCAGATTGACGAATCCCTCGTAAAAATTACCGGATTAATTGAAAGTCATGGCGGCGCTGTCCTGAAAGTCGATAAATGGGGCAAAAAGCGTTTGGCATATAAGGTCAAGAAAAACAGGTTTGGCTATTACCTCAATATTTACCATACCTGTGAGAATGAGCAACTGTCCTCTCTTGAAGCAAAATACAAGCTCTACGATGCCATTATAAAATTTATGGTGCTCCGCCTGGACGATAAGGAATTGGAGCGGGCCATCAAACAAGATGTGCCAACAGAAGATGGCGGTGATGCAGATATTGCTGTGGATGAAAGCGATGATGTATCAGTGGAGCAGGAAGAAGCCGAAAATTCTTAA
- a CDS encoding VCBS repeat-containing protein, whose product MLPALKEKNCYLCLTGYYLLISIALAGCDVKLPSPPPDFFYKFNTIPVGQGPSHLLTLDLNQDGEADIVSANAKNSTLSVLFGKGDGTFRAPLNIAVPMEPTYLASADLNNDGLPDIVVNSRRSDHFVTILGKGNSSFQFPRKHSTGRVPLALIPGDFNKDGHVDIIVTLTFDKMEVHLGKGNGYFHKKETYPTGSRSFSGLTHDFNGDGIPDIALAASSSQSSAIRIFWGKGDGTFSKPFLLGEGLMPVVLIKKDMNNDGLADIVCASSRGDNMFLFYSNGDGTFQKEITFSGGGGPFSLVAEHFNDDDYVDVAVANSRSSTFSLIIRNANGHFKFPTRDYVVAGGTPLAITSGDYNDDGMMDVAVASNAQNTVEIYLRRRIF is encoded by the coding sequence ATGCTCCCTGCTTTAAAAGAAAAGAACTGCTACTTGTGCCTTACCGGGTACTACTTGCTGATTTCCATTGCACTTGCAGGTTGCGATGTCAAACTGCCCTCCCCGCCTCCCGACTTTTTTTATAAATTCAATACGATTCCGGTGGGGCAAGGGCCCTCCCACCTGCTGACTCTGGACCTCAACCAGGACGGAGAAGCAGATATCGTCTCCGCCAATGCAAAAAACAGCACACTCTCCGTCCTTTTTGGAAAGGGGGACGGAACTTTCCGAGCCCCTCTAAATATCGCTGTTCCGATGGAACCAACTTATCTCGCATCGGCAGATTTAAATAACGATGGGCTGCCCGACATTGTGGTCAATTCCAGACGGTCCGATCACTTTGTCACCATTTTAGGGAAAGGGAACAGTTCTTTCCAGTTTCCACGCAAGCATTCTACGGGCCGCGTTCCACTGGCTTTGATTCCTGGTGATTTCAATAAAGATGGGCATGTTGACATTATTGTCACCCTGACTTTTGACAAAATGGAAGTCCATCTGGGAAAGGGCAATGGTTACTTCCATAAAAAAGAAACCTATCCTACGGGATCGCGGTCGTTTTCCGGACTGACCCACGATTTTAACGGCGACGGCATTCCCGACATTGCACTTGCGGCCAGCAGTTCACAATCCAGCGCCATCCGAATCTTCTGGGGCAAAGGGGACGGCACCTTCAGCAAACCGTTCCTTCTCGGTGAAGGCTTAATGCCTGTGGTCCTCATCAAAAAAGATATGAACAACGATGGCCTGGCGGACATTGTTTGCGCTTCCAGCAGGGGAGATAATATGTTTCTATTTTACTCCAACGGCGATGGGACATTTCAAAAAGAAATCACTTTCTCAGGTGGAGGGGGGCCCTTCTCTTTAGTGGCGGAGCATTTTAACGATGACGACTATGTAGATGTGGCAGTCGCTAATTCGCGGAGCAGCACCTTCTCCCTGATCATCCGCAACGCCAATGGACATTTCAAATTCCCGACCAGGGATTATGTCGTCGCCGGAGGAACTCCCCTGGCTATCACCAGCGGCGACTACAATGACGATGGCATGATGGACGTCGCCGTCGCCAGCAACGCCCAGAACACGGTTGAGATTTATTTACGGAGACGGATTTTTTAG
- a CDS encoding Rieske (2Fe-2S) protein, translating into MTEHNLGKWHHVYDGHGKIFTINGQKIAMFSIDGELFAFDDACPHVGASLGSGKLNGKLVTCPAHDWQFDVTSGECISVDRCDDGCYVDTYPVKIENDAIILSLPS; encoded by the coding sequence ATGACCGAGCATAATTTAGGGAAATGGCACCATGTTTACGATGGGCACGGCAAAATATTTACCATCAATGGGCAGAAAATAGCGATGTTTAGTATTGATGGTGAACTTTTTGCTTTTGACGATGCATGCCCGCACGTTGGAGCTTCTTTGGGAAGCGGCAAATTGAATGGAAAACTAGTGACCTGCCCCGCTCACGATTGGCAATTTGATGTCACCAGTGGAGAATGTATTTCTGTCGACAGGTGTGATGATGGGTGTTATGTAGACACTTATCCGGTAAAGATAGAAAACGACGCGATAATTTTAAGCTTGCCTTCTTAG